In Streptomyces seoulensis, the following are encoded in one genomic region:
- a CDS encoding NUDIX hydrolase gives MATPEFITALRATAGTQLLWMPGVTAIVFDDEGRVLLGRRTDTRKWSVVGGIPEPGEQPAACAVREVFEETAVHCVPERVVLVQALQPITYGNGDECQYMDITFRCRAVGGEARVNDDESLDVGWFAVDALPELNEFSLFRIKQALSETPTWFDPMTLG, from the coding sequence ATGGCTACACCTGAATTCATCACCGCGCTCCGGGCCACGGCGGGCACCCAGTTGCTCTGGATGCCCGGTGTCACCGCCATCGTCTTCGACGACGAGGGGCGGGTGCTCCTGGGCCGCCGCACCGACACCCGCAAGTGGTCCGTGGTCGGTGGCATCCCGGAGCCGGGGGAGCAGCCCGCCGCCTGCGCCGTGCGCGAGGTCTTCGAGGAGACGGCCGTGCACTGTGTGCCCGAGCGGGTCGTCCTGGTGCAGGCCCTCCAGCCGATCACCTACGGCAACGGCGACGAGTGCCAGTACATGGACATCACCTTCCGCTGCCGGGCGGTGGGCGGCGAGGCGCGGGTCAACGACGACGAGTCGCTGGACGTGGGCTGGTTCGCGGTGGACGCGCTGCCGGAGCTGAACGAGTTCTCGCTGTTCCGGATCAAGCAGGCCCTGTCCGAGACACCCACATGGTTCGACCCCATGACTCTTGGCTGA